One Pseudomonas entomophila genomic window carries:
- the atpE gene encoding F0F1 ATP synthase subunit C yields the protein METVVGLTAIAVALLIGLGALGTAIGFGLLGGKFLEGAARQPEMVPMLQVKMFIVAGLLDAVTMIGVGIALFFTFANPFVGQIAG from the coding sequence ATGGAAACTGTAGTTGGTCTGACCGCTATCGCTGTTGCTCTGCTGATCGGCCTGGGTGCTCTGGGTACCGCCATTGGTTTCGGCCTGCTGGGCGGCAAGTTCCTGGAAGGCGCTGCTCGTCAACCAGAAATGGTTCCGATGCTGCAGGTCAAAATGTTCATCGTTGCCGGTCTGCTCGACGCCGTCACCATGATCGGTGTTGGTATCGCTCTGTTCTTCACCTTCGCGAACCCCTTCGTTGGTCAGATCGCCGGCTAA
- the atpB gene encoding F0F1 ATP synthase subunit A gives MAAETASGYIQHHLQNLTYGQLPDGSWGFAHSAAEAKAMGFWAFHVDTLGWSVALGLIFLFIFRMAAKKATSGQPSGLQNFVEVLVDFVNGSVKDSFHGRSPVIAPLALTIFVWVFLMNAIDLVPVDWIPQLAMLISGDPHIPFRAVSTTDPNATLAMAFSVFALIIFYSIKVKGLGGFLGELTLHPFGSKNIFVQILLIPVNFLLEFVTLIAKPISLALRLFGNMYAGELVFILIAVMFGAGILWLSGLGVVLQWAWAVFHILIITLQAFIFMMLTIVYLSMAHEDNH, from the coding sequence ATGGCAGCAGAAACCGCTTCGGGCTATATCCAGCACCACTTGCAGAACCTGACCTACGGTCAACTACCAGACGGCAGCTGGGGCTTCGCCCATTCGGCTGCGGAAGCCAAGGCAATGGGCTTCTGGGCGTTCCACGTCGACACCCTCGGCTGGTCCGTTGCGCTGGGTCTGATCTTCCTGTTCATCTTCCGCATGGCGGCCAAGAAGGCGACTTCCGGCCAACCGAGCGGCCTGCAGAACTTCGTGGAAGTGCTGGTGGACTTCGTCAACGGCAGCGTCAAGGACTCGTTCCACGGCCGTAGCCCGGTGATCGCCCCGCTGGCGCTGACCATCTTCGTCTGGGTCTTCCTGATGAACGCCATCGACCTGGTACCGGTCGACTGGATCCCGCAACTGGCGATGCTCATCTCCGGTGATCCGCACATTCCGTTCCGCGCGGTGTCGACCACCGACCCGAACGCCACGCTGGCCATGGCCTTCAGCGTGTTCGCCCTGATCATCTTCTACAGCATCAAGGTCAAGGGCCTGGGCGGCTTCCTCGGCGAGCTCACCCTGCACCCGTTCGGCAGCAAGAACATCTTCGTTCAGATCCTGCTGATCCCGGTGAACTTCCTGCTCGAATTCGTCACCCTGATCGCCAAACCAATCTCGCTGGCCCTGCGTCTGTTCGGCAACATGTACGCCGGCGAACTGGTGTTCATCCTGATCGCCGTGATGTTCGGCGCCGGCATTCTCTGGCTCAGCGGCCTGGGTGTGGTGCTGCAGTGGGCGTGGGCGGTGTTCCACATCCTGATCATCACCCTGCAAGCCTTCATCTTCATGATGCTGACCATCGTCTACCTGTCGATGGCTCACGAAGATAACCATTAA
- the rsmG gene encoding 16S rRNA (guanine(527)-N(7))-methyltransferase RsmG yields the protein MSSLVTPQHAEELSTGARQLGVELSAQQHELLLGYLTLLIKWNKAYNLTAVRDPDEMVSRHLLDSLSVMPFIHNDTQRWLDVGSGGGMPGIPLAILHPHKQVTVLDSNGKKTRFLTQVKMELKLDNLTVIHSRVEEVQPEQPFCGIISRAFSSMENFTNWTRHLGDSRTQWLAMKGLHPADELVALPADFTVESEQALTVPGCQGQRHLLILRRKA from the coding sequence TTGAGTTCCCTGGTCACCCCGCAACACGCCGAAGAGTTGTCCACAGGTGCGCGCCAGCTCGGTGTCGAGCTGAGCGCGCAGCAGCACGAACTGCTGCTGGGTTACCTGACCCTGCTGATCAAATGGAACAAGGCCTACAACCTGACCGCGGTGCGCGACCCGGACGAGATGGTCTCGCGCCATCTGCTCGACAGCCTGAGTGTCATGCCGTTTATCCACAATGACACCCAACGCTGGCTGGATGTGGGAAGCGGCGGCGGCATGCCGGGCATCCCGCTGGCCATCCTGCATCCGCACAAGCAGGTGACCGTGCTCGACAGCAACGGCAAGAAGACGCGCTTCCTGACGCAGGTGAAGATGGAACTGAAACTGGACAACCTCACGGTTATCCACAGCCGGGTGGAAGAGGTCCAGCCCGAGCAGCCGTTCTGCGGGATCATCTCCCGCGCCTTCAGCAGCATGGAGAATTTCACCAACTGGACCCGCCACTTGGGTGACAGCCGCACGCAATGGCTTGCAATGAAGGGGCTGCATCCTGCCGATGAACTGGTAGCATTGCCCGCAGACTTCACAGTGGAAAGCGAGCAGGCCCTGACCGTTCCAGGTTGCCAGGGCCAGCGCCATCTGCTGATACTGCGCCGCAAGGCATGA
- a CDS encoding ParB/RepB/Spo0J family partition protein: MAIKKRGLGRGLDALLSGPSVSALEAQAVKIDQKELQQLPVELIQRGKYQPRRDMDPEALEELAHSIRTHGVMQPIVVRPIGDNRYEIIAGERRWRATQQAGLDTVPAMVREVPDEAAIAMALIENIQREDLNPLEEALALQRLQQEFELTQQQVADAVGKSRVTVANLLRLISLPEAIKTMLAHGDLEMGHARALLGLEEDRQEEGARHVVARGLTVRQTEALVRQWLNGKPEPVEASKPDPDIARLEQRLAERLGSAVQIRHGNKGKGQLVIRYNSLDELQGVLAHIR; the protein is encoded by the coding sequence ATGGCCATCAAGAAACGCGGTCTCGGACGTGGGTTGGATGCACTGCTCAGTGGTCCTTCCGTCAGCGCGCTCGAGGCGCAGGCTGTCAAGATCGACCAGAAAGAACTGCAACAGCTGCCGGTCGAGCTGATCCAGCGCGGCAAGTACCAGCCGCGCCGCGACATGGATCCCGAGGCGCTGGAAGAACTGGCGCATTCGATCCGCACCCATGGCGTCATGCAACCGATCGTGGTGCGCCCGATCGGCGACAACCGCTACGAGATCATCGCCGGTGAGCGCCGCTGGCGCGCCACCCAGCAGGCTGGCCTGGACACCGTTCCGGCCATGGTCCGCGAAGTGCCCGACGAAGCCGCCATCGCCATGGCGCTGATCGAGAACATCCAGCGCGAGGACCTCAACCCGCTGGAAGAGGCGCTCGCCCTGCAGCGCCTGCAGCAGGAGTTCGAGCTCACGCAACAGCAAGTGGCCGACGCCGTCGGCAAGTCGCGGGTGACCGTGGCCAACCTGCTGCGCCTGATCTCGCTGCCCGAGGCGATCAAGACCATGCTCGCCCACGGCGACCTGGAGATGGGCCACGCCCGCGCCTTGCTCGGCCTCGAGGAAGATCGCCAGGAAGAAGGGGCGCGTCATGTTGTCGCACGCGGCCTCACCGTGCGCCAAACCGAGGCACTGGTGCGCCAGTGGCTCAACGGCAAACCTGAACCGGTCGAAGCGAGCAAACCTGATCCGGATATCGCGCGCCTCGAACAGCGTCTGGCAGAGCGGCTGGGCTCGGCGGTGCAAATTCGCCATGGCAACAAGGGCAAGGGCCAGTTGGTTATTCGCTACAACTCGCTTGACGAGTTGCAAGGTGTGCTTGCTCACATCCGCTGA
- a CDS encoding F0F1 ATP synthase subunit I has protein sequence MEIRTPNRLPFHRWAVFPVLLAQFVVLLLATLVLWQWKGVVSGYSGLCGGLIAWLPNVYFAWKAFRFSGARAAQAIVKSFYAGEAGKMILTAVLFALTFAGVKPLAPLAVFGVFVLTLLVSWFAPLLMNKRLSRP, from the coding sequence ATGGAAATCCGCACGCCAAACCGCCTGCCTTTCCATCGCTGGGCGGTTTTTCCGGTACTGCTGGCTCAATTTGTCGTGCTGCTGCTGGCAACGTTGGTGTTGTGGCAGTGGAAAGGGGTGGTCAGTGGATATTCAGGTCTCTGCGGAGGGCTGATTGCCTGGCTGCCCAATGTGTATTTCGCCTGGAAGGCTTTTCGCTTCAGCGGAGCCCGGGCGGCGCAGGCCATCGTCAAGTCGTTCTACGCGGGCGAGGCAGGCAAGATGATTTTGACGGCAGTGCTTTTTGCACTGACCTTCGCAGGAGTGAAGCCATTGGCGCCGTTGGCAGTATTCGGCGTCTTCGTGCTGACCCTTTTGGTCAGCTGGTTCGCGCCCCTGCTGATGAATAAAAGACTTTCGAGACCTTAG
- a CDS encoding F0F1 ATP synthase subunit delta — translation MAELTTLARPYAKAAFEYAQAHQQLANWSAMLGLAAAVSEDGTMQRLLKAPQLTSADKAAAFIEVCGDKFDAQAQNFIHVAAENDRLLLLPEIATLFDLYKAEQEKSVDVEVTSAFALNQEQQDKLAKVLSARLSREVRLHASEDASLIGGVVIRAGDLVIDGSVRGKIAKLAEALKS, via the coding sequence ATGGCAGAACTGACCACGTTGGCCCGACCTTACGCTAAGGCTGCCTTTGAGTATGCCCAGGCCCATCAGCAACTGGCCAATTGGTCAGCCATGCTCGGCCTGGCTGCTGCGGTGTCGGAAGACGGCACCATGCAGCGCCTGCTCAAGGCCCCGCAACTGACTAGCGCAGACAAGGCCGCCGCATTCATCGAAGTGTGCGGTGACAAGTTCGACGCTCAGGCACAGAATTTCATTCATGTTGCCGCGGAAAACGACCGTCTCCTGCTTCTGCCGGAGATTGCGACTCTGTTCGACCTGTACAAGGCCGAGCAAGAGAAATCCGTGGACGTGGAAGTCACCAGTGCTTTTGCGTTGAACCAAGAACAGCAAGACAAACTCGCCAAGGTTCTCAGTGCACGGCTCAGCCGGGAAGTGCGCCTGCACGCGTCGGAGGATGCCAGCCTGATCGGCGGCGTCGTCATCCGCGCCGGCGACCTGGTAATCGATGGCTCGGTTCGCGGCAAGATCGCGAAACTGGCCGAAGCATTGAAATCTTGA
- the mnmG gene encoding tRNA uridine-5-carboxymethylaminomethyl(34) synthesis enzyme MnmG: MDFPSRFEVIVIGGGHAGTEAALASARMGVKTLLLTHNVETLGHMSCNPAIGGIGKSHLVKEIDALGGAMALATDMSGIQFRVLNNRKGPAVRATRAQADRAIYKAVVREILENQPNLWIFQQSCDDLIVEQDQVKGVVTQMGLRFFADSVVLTSGTFLGGLIHIGLQNYSGGRAGDPPANALAQRMRELPLRVGRLKTGTPPRIDGRSVDFSVMTEQPGDTPIPVMSFMGNAEMHPRQVSCWITHTNARTHEIIASNLDRSPMYSGVIEGIGPRYCPSIEDKIHRFADKESHQVFIEPEGLTTHELYPNGISTSLPFDVQLEIVRSIRGMENAHIVRPGYAIEYDYFDPRDLKYSLETKVIGGLFFAGQINGTTGYEEAGAQGLLAGTNAALRAQGRESWCPRRDEAYIGVLVDDLITLGTQEPYRMFTSRAEYRLILREDNADLRLTEKGRELGLIDDARWAAFCAKREGIEREEQRLKSTWVRPGTPQGQAVVDKFGTPLAHEYSLLNLLARPEVDYAGLIEATGGEVIDPQVAEQVEIKTKYAGYIDRQQEEIARLRASEDIRLPVDIDYTTISGLSKEIQGKLGQTRPQTLGQASRIPGVTPAAISLLLIHLKKRGAGRELEQSA; this comes from the coding sequence GTGGATTTCCCTTCCCGTTTTGAAGTGATCGTCATCGGCGGCGGCCATGCCGGTACCGAGGCTGCGCTTGCGTCCGCACGCATGGGTGTGAAGACCCTGCTGCTGACCCATAACGTGGAAACCCTCGGTCACATGAGCTGCAACCCGGCCATCGGTGGCATCGGCAAGAGCCACCTGGTCAAGGAGATCGATGCGCTCGGCGGCGCCATGGCGCTGGCCACCGACATGAGCGGCATCCAGTTCCGTGTTCTGAACAACCGCAAGGGCCCGGCCGTGCGCGCCACCCGTGCACAGGCCGACCGCGCCATCTACAAGGCGGTGGTGCGTGAGATCCTGGAAAACCAGCCGAACCTGTGGATATTCCAGCAGTCGTGCGATGACCTGATCGTCGAGCAGGACCAGGTCAAGGGCGTGGTCACGCAAATGGGCCTGCGTTTCTTCGCCGACTCGGTGGTGCTGACCAGCGGCACCTTCCTCGGTGGACTTATCCACATCGGCCTGCAGAACTACTCCGGTGGCCGCGCCGGCGATCCACCCGCCAACGCCCTGGCGCAACGCATGCGTGAACTGCCGCTGCGCGTCGGCCGTCTGAAAACCGGCACACCACCGCGTATCGATGGCCGTTCGGTGGACTTCTCGGTGATGACCGAGCAACCGGGCGACACACCGATCCCGGTGATGTCGTTCATGGGCAATGCCGAAATGCACCCCCGCCAGGTGAGCTGCTGGATCACCCACACCAACGCCCGCACCCACGAGATCATCGCCTCGAACCTCGACCGTTCGCCGATGTACTCGGGCGTGATCGAAGGTATCGGCCCGCGCTACTGCCCTTCGATCGAAGACAAGATCCATCGCTTCGCCGACAAGGAAAGCCACCAGGTGTTCATCGAGCCGGAAGGCCTGACCACCCATGAGCTCTACCCCAACGGCATCTCGACTTCGCTGCCGTTCGACGTGCAGTTGGAGATCGTGCGCTCGATCCGCGGCATGGAGAACGCCCACATCGTGCGCCCGGGCTATGCCATCGAGTACGACTACTTCGACCCCCGCGACCTGAAGTACAGCCTCGAGACCAAGGTCATCGGCGGCCTGTTCTTCGCAGGCCAGATCAATGGCACCACCGGTTACGAAGAGGCCGGCGCCCAGGGCCTGCTGGCCGGTACCAACGCCGCGCTGCGCGCGCAGGGCCGCGAAAGCTGGTGCCCACGCCGCGACGAGGCCTACATCGGCGTACTGGTCGACGACCTGATCACCCTGGGTACCCAAGAGCCCTACCGGATGTTCACTTCACGTGCCGAATACCGTTTGATCCTGCGCGAGGACAATGCCGACCTTCGTCTTACCGAAAAAGGCCGCGAACTGGGTCTGATCGACGATGCGCGCTGGGCGGCCTTCTGCGCCAAGCGCGAGGGTATCGAACGTGAAGAGCAGCGCCTGAAGAGCACCTGGGTTCGCCCAGGCACGCCGCAGGGCCAGGCCGTTGTGGATAAGTTCGGCACGCCATTGGCCCATGAATACAGCCTGCTGAACCTGCTTGCCCGTCCAGAAGTCGACTACGCTGGGCTGATCGAGGCCACGGGGGGCGAGGTCATCGATCCACAGGTCGCCGAACAGGTCGAGATCAAGACCAAGTACGCCGGCTACATCGACCGTCAGCAGGAAGAGATCGCCCGCTTGCGTGCCAGCGAAGACATTCGCCTGCCTGTGGATATCGACTACACCACGATTTCCGGCCTGTCCAAGGAGATCCAGGGCAAGCTCGGGCAGACCCGCCCGCAAACCCTGGGCCAGGCTTCGCGCATCCCGGGCGTCACCCCGGCGGCGATTTCCCTGTTGCTGATTCACTTGAAAAAACGCGGCGCAGGCCGCGAATTGGAGCAAAGCGCTTGA
- a CDS encoding ParA family protein — translation MAKVFAIANQKGGVGKTTTCINLAASLAATKRRVLLIDLDPQGNATMGSGVDKHELEHSVYDLLIGECDLAQAMHYSEHGGYQLLPANRDLTAAEVVLLEMQMKESRLRNALAPIRENYDYILIDCPPSLSMLTLNALVASDGVIIPMQCEYYALEGLSDLVDNIKRIAARLNPELKIEGLLRTMYDPRLSLNNDVSAQLKEHFGDQLYDTVIPRNIRLAEAPSFGMPALAYDKQSRGALAYLALAGELVRRQRRPSRIAQTT, via the coding sequence ATGGCTAAGGTATTCGCAATCGCGAACCAGAAAGGTGGTGTGGGCAAGACCACCACCTGCATCAATCTCGCCGCATCGCTGGCCGCGACCAAGCGTCGCGTGCTGCTGATCGACCTCGATCCACAGGGCAACGCCACCATGGGCAGCGGTGTGGATAAACACGAGCTCGAGCACTCGGTGTACGACCTGCTCATCGGGGAATGCGACCTGGCCCAGGCCATGCACTATTCCGAGCACGGCGGTTACCAGCTGTTGCCGGCCAACCGCGACCTGACCGCCGCGGAAGTGGTCCTGCTGGAAATGCAGATGAAGGAGAGCCGCCTGCGCAACGCACTGGCGCCGATCCGCGAGAATTACGACTACATCCTCATCGACTGCCCACCGTCGCTGTCGATGCTGACGCTCAACGCCCTGGTCGCCTCCGATGGCGTGATCATTCCCATGCAGTGCGAGTACTACGCGCTGGAAGGTCTCAGCGACCTTGTGGATAACATCAAGCGCATCGCCGCCCGGTTGAACCCGGAGCTGAAGATCGAAGGCCTGCTGCGGACTATGTACGACCCGCGCCTGAGCTTGAACAACGATGTTTCGGCCCAGCTCAAGGAACACTTCGGCGACCAGCTGTACGACACGGTGATCCCGCGCAACATTCGCCTGGCCGAGGCCCCGAGCTTCGGCATGCCGGCCCTGGCCTACGACAAGCAATCCCGTGGCGCGCTCGCTTACCTGGCGCTGGCCGGGGAACTGGTGCGCCGCCAGCGTCGTCCATCACGCATTGCACAAACAACTTAA
- a CDS encoding F0F1 ATP synthase subunit B, producing MNINATLIGQSVAFLIFVLFCMKYVWPPVITALQERQKKIADGLDAANRAARDLELAQEKAGQQLREAKAQAAEIIEQSKKRAAQLVEEAREQARVEADRVKAQAQAEIEQELNSVKDALRAQVGALAVGGAEKILGATIDQNAHAELVNKLAAEI from the coding sequence GTGAACATTAATGCAACCCTGATTGGCCAATCCGTTGCTTTTCTGATTTTTGTACTCTTCTGCATGAAGTACGTATGGCCTCCGGTCATCACTGCCCTGCAAGAGCGCCAAAAGAAGATTGCCGACGGCTTGGACGCTGCCAACCGCGCAGCTCGCGACCTGGAGCTGGCCCAAGAGAAAGCGGGTCAGCAACTGCGTGAAGCGAAGGCACAGGCAGCCGAAATCATTGAGCAAAGCAAGAAACGCGCTGCTCAGCTTGTCGAGGAAGCCCGTGAACAGGCTCGCGTCGAAGCTGACCGTGTGAAGGCTCAGGCTCAAGCCGAGATCGAACAGGAACTGAACAGCGTCAAAGACGCCCTGCGTGCCCAAGTGGGTGCCCTGGCCGTTGGCGGTGCTGAAAAGATCCTTGGCGCCACAATCGATCAAAACGCGCATGCGGAGCTGGTTAACAAACTGGCCGCTGAAATTTAA